TTGGATCCATATGTGGCTATAAATCCAATGCTAACTTTTATAAACAATTCAAAAATGTCCATAACCAGACTCCTAATGTTTACAGAGAGCAATTGAATAGTCAGAATCAACTGATTGCTTATAATGACGCTTGGGACGTTGCCCTATATATATTAGAGAATTGCTTATCTCCTTTAACATTAGAATCCTTAGTTGCACAAACTCGCTTTTCTGAAGACAAGATCAATGAGCTATTGAAGAAAAAGTTTGATCTAACGTTCAAAGAATTATTAAATTTTCATCGTGTGCAGATTGGCAGGTTATTACTTTTGAATCTACCATTGAATGTCACTGAAGTTGCCTTAAAAGTAGGCTTCCTAGACACAAATACTTTTATTCGGAACTATAAGAAAGTCTTTCAGATCACACCTCACCAAGAGAAAATGCTAGCAAGAAAATAGACAAATGCTTTTCATGTGGATTGTTTTATTCAATCCGATATAATACCCTTACAGGAAATTATTACATGAGTATTAAGAAAAAAGATTATAAATCGCTCGCTACAGACATCATTGATTTTGTTGGGGGTGAAGAGAATATTAATCGTGTCATTCATTGCATCACACGCTTACGTTATTATTTAAAAGACGAAACGATTCTAGAAAAAGAGAAACTCGAACACTTAGATGGTGTGATAGGTATCGTTGAAGCAAATAGCCAATTCCAAGTCGTTGTAGTGCAAGCAGTCGATGACATTTATGATGAAGTGATCGCAGGAGTCTTTCGAATTAATATGTGGAACATTATAGGTTCGATTATTGAGCTGCCTTCCTATATTGACCCAGTTAATGGCATCACTTCATATTTTTTGGTATGCTGTTTTGGTTACCGCTGTGACACTTGCTTTGGCGTTTATTCTTACTTACATTTGGGGCTATAATGACAACATGTCCATGCTAGAAAAACGGGAAAAGCCAAAAAATCCTACAAAAACAAAATAAATAATTAGTCTTTCATTAAAAAAACATTCAAAAAGTAAACTTAAAATCTACTTTCTGAATGTTTTTTTTAATGAATGATATGTGCTATAGCTATGGTTTCATTTACAACAGAATTCACTATCATATAAAAAATTTATTTCATGCATTATTTATGGCTTTACAATGATCTATCTAACTTTTTTCATTCTCCATTCAATTGGGTGAACCCGCCAATCAAACGCCAGGGAAAAGTCGCTTTAATTTCGATCCAGATTTTAATTTGTTAGCTCTATCAAACTTAGTTAGGCTGTTGCCTTTAGCTAGGTGGTCGTCGTGGTGCCGATGCAGTAGGACTTCCAGTCAATAGTCCAGACGCTATACTTAGTTATTTATTAGTAAAATCATTCCACAAAAATCTCAAACTAGACTCTTTTGGGGTGGCGATTGATGGATATAGATGATTAGTTATCAAGCAACAACTCATCTAAATCAACGATTTTAATGGTCTTTTGGGAAAGCTGTTCAATGAGTCCCCGTTCTTCTAAGTCTTTAAATTTGCGGCTGATGGTTTCGGGAGTGGTTCCCAGGTAGGAAGCTAAATCTTTTTTGGTCATGGGTAAGGTAACAGTTGGGCTATTGCCACTATCCTGACCAACATTCTCAGCTAAAAATGAGATAATGCGATTTTCAACCTGCTCAATTGCAACTTGGGTCGTTTGTTTTTCTGACTCTTTCAAGCGCATCGTCAGTTCCGATAGAATCTTCAATGAAATCTGCGGATAATCGACGAGATATTTTTGCAAATCCTCTCGCTTAATTAAGCAAACATCGGTATCTAGTAGAGCTTCGGCATAGTTTTCATGGCGGCTCGTTGCTTGAAAAATAGCTAATTCACCTGTAAAGTCACCCGGATTCAATATACGAACCAATTGTTCCTTGCCTGATTCCGACAAATGGTACATCCGAACTTTTCCCGAATGGATAATATACAACGTATCTCCCCCTTCGTTGGCTCGAAACAGGATTTCTCCTTTCTTCAAATGACGGGACTTGGCAGAACGGGCAATAATAGCCATTTGCTCATCTTCTAAGTGATTAAAAATCGGTACAATCCGAACACAGGGTTCATGGTGGTGATGGCAGTGTTGGTCTTGATCCAAAATAACATCTCCTTTTTTTAAACAACTCTACTCATAGTATATTCTATCTAATTCCGACAACATCTCAACTGTTTTCTCATAGGTTTGACAAACATCGTCTGGAACACTGTAATCATGCGTAATCGTTCTAAGTCGATTAAATTCCTCATTTAAATAAAGCTGACCCTCTGCTACGTTTGTTATTTTTTCTCTCATTGTTTCAAAGAGCTCTCTTATTTCAAAAACTTCTGGATGGTGGTCGCCATGCGCACGCTTAATCGCATGAGTATATAAATCTAGTGTCTCATCATATTGATTCATTTGGTTAATAACTGTTTTTTCAGACATTTTTCTCACTCTTTCCTTGTCATTTAGGCTGGCTTCAGTTTGGATTTAAGCACTTGATAACCTGATTTTTCAATGGCTTTTTCAATGTCAGCTAGTTCGATTAAGGCTGAATTGAAATCTAGACGTACTTTACTCGCATTAAACAGCACTTTAACACTGGATTGGTCAACACCTGTTAATCTCTTGACGGCATTCTCAATCTTTTGCATACAGGATGGACAGGCTAATGTTTCCAGTTGAATAACTGCTTTTTTCATGTGGCATTCTCCTTTATTTCTATCTGATAACCCCATTATAAATGAATTGAATCGATAAAAAATTGACCCACATCAAGTTTGACACCTTTATTCACCGATACCGTAATAAGCGCATCCCATTTAAGATAACGACTAAGATACTAGCCTCATGCACTACCATGCCAATCGACATCGTCATCCAGTCACCAAACAAGACACTCCCTAGCAAAATCAAAACTACGCCAATAGCTATGGCGATATTCTGCTTCATGTTCCGCGAAATAGCTTTAGCTAATCCGAGTGCATGTGGTAATCGACTAAAAATTGAAAATGATTAGATTATCTAACACAAACCGCCCAAAAAAGGCCATCACAATCAAGATTCCCCCAACCAAGGCTATCTGATTCTTTTTAGTTAATACATATCTTTGCATGATGTTTCTCCCCTATTCCGTTTGTTGTCTGTTGTTAGCTTTAGTATAGAGGGTTGGAGGGGGATGGGAATTGATGGGGGTCAAGTTATGGGAAGTTATAAGAAAAGCGGACAAGTCCGCCTTGGCCTATGAAAAAATAGGAAATTTGATCCTGAATTGTCAGGAGACTTCACGCTTCAGCGGGTTAGTCGAATGATATGCGTTAGCGAGCAGCGAAGCGCGCAATGGGGAAAATTTATCTTTTTTTCACTAGGTCAGGACTTGGGAGCTAGACATTGATGCCTGAACTTATAATCCCCTAGTCTACTAAAAAACACTCCCAAAATCGGAAGTGTCTTCGTCCATATTCTCAATCTATTCATTCTCACCAACAACCGTAAAACGTTCATTGATGTGTTGTGAGTTTTCTATTTCATCCAAAATAGCAACAGCGTAGTCTGCATAGCTGATGTAGCTCTCCCCTTTTGAATTCACAAGGAGTTGGTCTTTGCCTGTTTGATATGTTCCTGTTCTCTTTCCGTCTGCATCAAATACGGCAGATGGACTAATAAATGTCCATTTCACATCCGTTGTATTTTGTAGCTCAGCGAAGTTTCTCGCTTGCCCGTTCGCAGTTGGTTTAAACACATCTGGAAAATCTGGTGTATCAATGACACGAAGCGTCTTGTTTTCGTCTACATACAAGCTTCCTGCTCCACCAACGACAATGATTCGTGTATCTGTTCCCTTAACAGCTTCAATTAGAGCATGTCCTGCATCCACGTGAGCTTGTTCTTCACCGATAGGCGCACCAAACGCATTCACGATAATGTCAAACTGAGTGGTATCATTTTTTGTCAGACTATAAATGTCCTTTTCAATCACAGCAACTTTTGTATTTTTTACTTTCGATTTGTCTCTGACAATCGCTGTAACTTCGTGCCCACGAGTCGCTGCTTCTTCTAGTATCAACTGTCCTGCTTTTCCGCTAGCTCCAATAATTCCAATTTTCATGTTTCTTCCTCCCACTTACTTTTAGTACAAACCCTAACTTGTAATCATTATAGTTACAAGCTAGGGTGATGTCAACAAATCACGTTTTTTACGCTATAATAGACTTGTAACTAAGAGAGTGACAGCTTTTTGATAGAAAGGAGACTAATTATGTCGATTAGCAGTAGATTTTCAGTTGGCATCCATATACTCACACTAATTGAACTTAATAAAGATGACATCAGTTCGTCAGAACGTTTAGCCAAGAGCGTTAATACCAATCCAGCTATGATTAGGAAGATTATGGGTATGCTAAAGAAAGCACATTTAATTAGCGTTCGCCCCGGTGTAGCAGGAGCGACGCTTGTAAAGGGACTAGCTGAGATAAGCTTGCTTGATGTTTATAAAGCCGTTCATGTTGTGAAAGACAATGAATTGTTCAGCATCCACGACAATCCAAATCCCAACTGTATCGTTGGCAGAAATATCCAAGAGACGATTGATCCTATTTTTATTAGTGCTCAACGTGCGCTCGAACAGGTTCTTGAAACGACTACCCTTGATCAAATTGTCGATGATGTTCTTAAAAATGAAGCACTAAAGGTTGAAAGTGAGCATTGAGTATCGCTTAAGGAGATTGGTTATGACGATTCGAAAAATGAAAAAAGAAGATAATTCAAAAGTAAAAACCATTATACAGCGCTCATTAGAATCACTTGGACTGGCAATTCCTGGCTCAGCCTATTTTGACCCGCAACTTCATGATCTGTACACTTATTATAATGATTTAAGCCATGCCAACTATTGGGTCGTTGAACAAGACGGCGACGTTGTTGGTGGCATTGGGATAGCGCCCTTCAATAATCACACTAATATGTGTGAATTACAAAAACTATATTTAAGCCCACAAGCACAAGGTCTCGGACTCGCCAATCAATTAATGGAAACTGCCCTAACATTTGCGGCTACGCATTATGATATGTGCTACCTAGAAACCATGCAGCAATTAAAACCTGCTTGTTTACTTTATGAAAAATTTGGATTCACATTGTTAAAAGAACCCCTACCTGGGTCAGAGCATTCAGCTATGGATGCTTGGTATTTGAAGGAGTTCTACGGATAAATTGAATTTCGTTAAAGTAATTTATTCCAAAT
This genomic interval from Jeotgalibaca arthritidis contains the following:
- a CDS encoding Crp/Fnr family transcriptional regulator — encoded protein: MDQDQHCHHHHEPCVRIVPIFNHLEDEQMAIIARSAKSRHLKKGEILFRANEGGDTLYIIHSGKVRMYHLSESGKEQLVRILNPGDFTGELAIFQATSRHENYAEALLDTDVCLIKREDLQKYLVDYPQISLKILSELTMRLKESEKQTTQVAIEQVENRIISFLAENVGQDSGNSPTVTLPMTKKDLASYLGTTPETISRKFKDLEERGLIEQLSQKTIKIVDLDELLLDN
- a CDS encoding Rrf2 family transcriptional regulator, whose protein sequence is MSISSRFSVGIHILTLIELNKDDISSSERLAKSVNTNPAMIRKIMGMLKKAHLISVRPGVAGATLVKGLAEISLLDVYKAVHVVKDNELFSIHDNPNPNCIVGRNIQETIDPIFISAQRALEQVLETTTLDQIVDDVLKNEALKVESEH
- a CDS encoding iron-sulfur cluster repair di-iron protein, ric, which translates into the protein MSEKTVINQMNQYDETLDLYTHAIKRAHGDHHPEVFEIRELFETMREKITNVAEGQLYLNEEFNRLRTITHDYSVPDDVCQTYEKTVEMLSELDRIYYE
- a CDS encoding PTS transporter subunit EIIB, giving the protein MSIKKKDYKSLATDIIDFVGGEENINRVIHCITRLRYYLKDETILEKEKLEHLDGVIGIVEANSQFQVVVVQAVDDIYDEVIAGVFRINMWNIIGSIIELPSYIDPVNGITSYFLVCCFGYRCDTCFGVYSYLHLGL
- a CDS encoding NAD(P)-dependent oxidoreductase, producing the protein MKIGIIGASGKAGQLILEEAATRGHEVTAIVRDKSKVKNTKVAVIEKDIYSLTKNDTTQFDIIVNAFGAPIGEEQAHVDAGHALIEAVKGTDTRIIVVGGAGSLYVDENKTLRVIDTPDFPDVFKPTANGQARNFAELQNTTDVKWTFISPSAVFDADGKRTGTYQTGKDQLLVNSKGESYISYADYAVAILDEIENSQHINERFTVVGENE
- a CDS encoding heavy-metal-associated domain-containing protein; the encoded protein is MKKAVIQLETLACPSCMQKIENAVKRLTGVDQSSVKVLFNASKVRLDFNSALIELADIEKAIEKSGYQVLKSKLKPA
- a CDS encoding GNAT family N-acetyltransferase, with translation MTIRKMKKEDNSKVKTIIQRSLESLGLAIPGSAYFDPQLHDLYTYYNDLSHANYWVVEQDGDVVGGIGIAPFNNHTNMCELQKLYLSPQAQGLGLANQLMETALTFAATHYDMCYLETMQQLKPACLLYEKFGFTLLKEPLPGSEHSAMDAWYLKEFYG